Proteins found in one Mycoplasmopsis gallopavonis genomic segment:
- the rplW gene encoding 50S ribosomal protein L23, translating into MELTRVIKSPILTEKTDTLRAGGVYTFKVDYHANKHQIAQAIETIFNVKVTKVNTIKVEKQPKSVGRFHGFTNRYKKAMVWIEGDSLNYLPEDQEAVESEEAKASKAEKAAKASEVENKVAAKLAQKKASATKAAKAPVKQTTTRRKMGAE; encoded by the coding sequence ATGGAATTAACAAGAGTTATTAAATCTCCTATTTTAACAGAGAAAACAGATACACTTAGAGCTGGTGGAGTTTATACATTTAAAGTAGACTACCATGCTAATAAACATCAAATTGCTCAAGCGATTGAAACAATTTTCAATGTAAAAGTAACAAAAGTAAATACAATCAAAGTTGAAAAACAACCAAAAAGTGTTGGACGTTTCCATGGATTTACAAACCGTTACAAAAAAGCTATGGTATGAATCGAAGGTGATTCATTAAACTACTTACCAGAAGATCAAGAAGCAGTTGAATCAGAAGAAGCAAAAGCAAGCAAAGCAGAAAAAGCTGCTAAAGCAAGCGAAGTAGAAAACAAAGTTGCTGCAAAATTAGCTCAAAAGAAAGCATCAGCTACAAAAGCTGCTAAAGCTCCTGTAAAACAAACTACAACAAGACGTAAAATGGGTGCTGAATAA
- the rplB gene encoding 50S ribosomal protein L2, giving the protein MAIKHYKPTTNGRRNMSSLDYKHILSGHAPTKSLLVNLKNHAGRNNQGKITVRHHGGRVKRFYRLVDFKRNKDNIPAIVKTIEYDPNRSANICLLAYADGEKRYILAPKGIQLGQTVISGPEADIIVGNALPLANIPEGTFVHNIEMQPGGGGIIARSAGTSAQILGKDEDGKYVVLRLKSGETRRILARCRATVGIVGNEEYLLVNVGKAGINRHKGIRPTVRGSVMNPVDHPHGGGEGKQPVGRKAPLTPWGKKALGVKTRKTKKSSNKLILRRRKDAK; this is encoded by the coding sequence ATGGCAATTAAACATTATAAGCCAACTACAAACGGTCGTAGAAACATGTCATCTCTTGATTACAAACACATTTTATCTGGTCACGCACCTACAAAATCACTTTTAGTGAATTTAAAAAACCATGCAGGGCGTAACAACCAAGGTAAAATTACTGTTAGACATCATGGAGGACGTGTTAAAAGATTCTACAGACTTGTAGACTTTAAACGTAACAAAGACAATATTCCTGCTATTGTTAAAACAATTGAATATGATCCAAACAGATCAGCAAACATTTGTTTATTAGCATATGCAGATGGAGAAAAAAGATACATTTTAGCTCCTAAAGGAATTCAATTAGGACAAACAGTTATTTCAGGACCGGAAGCTGACATTATTGTTGGTAACGCATTACCTCTTGCAAACATTCCTGAAGGTACATTTGTTCACAACATCGAAATGCAACCAGGAGGTGGAGGTATTATTGCACGTAGTGCTGGTACATCTGCTCAAATTCTTGGTAAAGATGAAGATGGAAAATACGTTGTTTTAAGATTAAAATCAGGTGAAACACGTCGTATTTTAGCACGTTGTCGTGCAACAGTAGGTATTGTTGGAAACGAAGAATACTTACTTGTTAATGTTGGTAAAGCTGGAATCAATAGACACAAAGGGATCAGACCTACAGTACGTGGATCAGTTATGAACCCAGTAGATCACCCACATGGTGGAGGGGAAGGTAAACAACCAGTTGGTCGTAAAGCTCCTCTTACTCCATGAGGTAAAAAAGCTCTTGGTGTTAAAACAAGAAAAACTAAAAAATCTTCAAATAAACTTATTTTAAGAAGAAGAAAGGATGCTAAATAA
- the rpsS gene encoding 30S ribosomal protein S19: MARSLKKGPFADEHLLKKVDAIVEGKAPKKPIKTWSRRSTIFPSFVGLTFAVHNGKQFIEVYVTDDMVGHKLGEFAPTRTFSGHGADKGKKK, encoded by the coding sequence ATGGCACGTAGTCTTAAAAAAGGTCCATTCGCCGATGAACATTTACTTAAAAAAGTAGATGCCATTGTTGAAGGAAAAGCACCTAAAAAACCTATTAAAACTTGATCAAGACGTTCAACAATCTTCCCAAGTTTTGTTGGTTTAACATTTGCAGTACACAATGGAAAACAATTTATTGAAGTTTATGTAACTGACGATATGGTTGGACATAAATTAGGAGAATTCGCACCTACAAGAACATTCTCAGGTCACGGTGCAGATAAAGGTAAGAAAAAATAA
- the rplV gene encoding 50S ribosomal protein L22 encodes MQAKAHLKLQRTSVKKSKWVADLVRGKDVQLALGILHNTNKKSSPMFIKLINSAIANATNNHGMDASKLFVKEVYVTEGPTLKRFQPRSQGRAYSILKRTSNFTVVLEERN; translated from the coding sequence ATGCAAGCTAAAGCACATTTAAAATTACAAAGAACAAGTGTTAAAAAATCTAAATGAGTCGCAGATTTAGTTAGAGGAAAAGATGTTCAATTAGCACTTGGTATCTTACACAACACAAACAAAAAATCTTCTCCTATGTTCATTAAATTAATTAATTCAGCTATTGCAAATGCTACAAACAACCACGGAATGGATGCATCAAAATTATTCGTAAAAGAAGTTTATGTTACAGAAGGTCCAACACTTAAAAGATTCCAACCAAGAAGCCAAGGAAGAGCATATTCAATTTTAAAACGTACATCAAACTTCACAGTAGTATTAGAGGAGAGAAACTAA
- the rpsC gene encoding 30S ribosomal protein S3 produces the protein MGQKVNPNGFRYGITKQHNSQWFAEKVNLGKYLVEDAKIYKFFEKLVRKYELGKVEVKRNQQNKITVVLHTAKPGVILGTEGKNIQELTVSLQKFLKNKHANINLQVVELAKPELNAKLLAEMIATKLENRESFRSAQKIAIRSAMRAGAKGIKTSVSGRLNGVDMARTEGYSEGEMKLHTLRQNVDYATATARTTYGAIGVKVWVSLGEILEGENK, from the coding sequence ATGGGACAAAAAGTTAATCCTAATGGATTCCGTTACGGAATTACAAAACAACACAATTCACAATGATTTGCTGAAAAAGTAAATTTAGGTAAATACTTAGTTGAAGACGCAAAAATCTACAAGTTTTTTGAAAAATTAGTACGTAAATATGAACTTGGTAAAGTTGAAGTTAAAAGAAACCAACAAAACAAAATCACTGTTGTATTACACACAGCTAAACCTGGGGTAATCTTAGGTACAGAAGGTAAAAATATTCAAGAATTAACTGTTTCATTACAAAAATTCTTAAAAAACAAACACGCAAACATTAATTTACAAGTTGTAGAACTTGCTAAACCAGAATTAAATGCAAAATTACTTGCAGAAATGATTGCAACAAAATTAGAAAACCGTGAAAGCTTCCGTTCAGCACAAAAAATCGCAATTAGAAGTGCAATGCGTGCTGGAGCTAAAGGAATTAAAACTTCAGTTAGTGGACGTTTAAACGGAGTTGATATGGCTCGTACAGAAGGATATTCTGAAGGAGAAATGAAACTTCACACACTTAGACAAAATGTTGATTACGCAACAGCAACAGCGAGAACAACATATGGAGCAATTGGTGTTAAAGTTTGAGTATCATTAGGTGAAATTTTGGAAGGAGAAAATAAATAA
- the rplP gene encoding 50S ribosomal protein L16: MLQPKRTKYRKPFLVKHDKRKATKGNTVAFGEFGLQAVTSAWVTARQIESARIAATRRMGREGQVIIRIFPHFAKTSKPIGVRMGSGKGAPELWYTAVKVNTMMFEVSGVSEEIARDALRLAGHKLPVKWKIVKKSEGDK, encoded by the coding sequence ATGCTTCAACCAAAAAGAACAAAATATAGAAAACCATTCTTAGTAAAACACGACAAACGTAAGGCAACAAAAGGTAACACAGTTGCTTTTGGAGAATTTGGTTTACAAGCAGTTACTTCAGCTTGAGTAACAGCAAGACAAATCGAATCAGCTCGTATTGCTGCTACACGTAGAATGGGACGTGAAGGACAAGTTATTATTCGTATCTTCCCTCACTTTGCAAAAACATCTAAACCTATCGGAGTTCGTATGGGTTCTGGTAAGGGTGCACCTGAATTATGATACACAGCAGTTAAAGTAAACACAATGATGTTTGAAGTTTCTGGAGTTTCAGAAGAAATAGCACGTGATGCGTTACGTCTAGCTGGACACAAATTACCTGTTAAATGAAAAATTGTTAAAAAATCAGAAGGGGATAAATAA
- the rpmC gene encoding 50S ribosomal protein L29: protein MLYKDLQKKSVEELTQLVVDLKAELFTLRYRNVTGDLKETHKISVIRKDIAKALTALNEKQGAK from the coding sequence ATGCTTTATAAAGACTTACAAAAAAAATCAGTTGAAGAATTAACACAATTAGTTGTTGATTTAAAAGCAGAATTATTTACATTAAGATATAGAAATGTAACAGGTGACTTAAAAGAAACACACAAAATTTCAGTAATTAGAAAAGATATTGCCAAAGCTCTTACTGCTTTAAACGAAAAACAAGGAGCAAAATAA
- the rpsQ gene encoding 30S ribosomal protein S17 gives MERNTRKTLVGTVVSAGKTAKTIIVAVDTYKKHPLYSKRFKSTKRFAVHDENHEAKLGDIVVIMETRPLSKTKHFRLVSIKEAAVEGAK, from the coding sequence ATGGAAAGAAATACAAGAAAAACATTAGTAGGAACAGTTGTTTCAGCAGGTAAAACTGCCAAAACAATTATTGTTGCTGTTGATACATACAAAAAACACCCTCTTTACTCAAAACGTTTTAAATCTACAAAACGTTTTGCTGTACATGATGAAAACCACGAAGCAAAACTTGGTGACATTGTTGTTATCATGGAAACAAGACCACTTTCAAAAACAAAACACTTTAGATTAGTTTCAATCAAAGAAGCAGCAGTTGAAGGAGCAAAATAA
- the rplN gene encoding 50S ribosomal protein L14: protein MLLELSRANVADNTGAKEIGVIRILGGSKKKVAKIGDVIVCSVKKAMPNGMVKEGQVVKAVVVRSSYGIHRDNGSYIRFDDNAVVILKEDGTPRGTRVFGPVAREIREKYPKIVSLAPEVL from the coding sequence ATGCTTTTAGAACTTTCAAGAGCAAATGTTGCAGATAACACAGGTGCTAAAGAAATCGGTGTTATTCGTATTTTAGGTGGTTCAAAGAAAAAAGTTGCTAAAATCGGTGACGTTATCGTATGTTCAGTTAAAAAAGCTATGCCAAATGGTATGGTTAAAGAAGGGCAAGTAGTTAAAGCTGTTGTAGTTCGTTCAAGTTACGGAATTCACCGTGACAACGGTTCATACATTCGTTTTGACGATAATGCTGTTGTAATACTTAAAGAAGATGGAACACCACGTGGAACACGTGTGTTTGGTCCAGTAGCACGTGAAATTCGTGAAAAATATCCAAAAATCGTTTCTCTTGCACCAGAGGTATTATAA
- the rplX gene encoding 50S ribosomal protein L24: protein MKFKKDDEVIVIAGKEKGKIGRIEKVLHKQNRVIIKDINIVTKHNKPTQQNQDGSITEKEAPIHASNVAYLVKKASKNSPAEFSKLGYSKNKDGKKVRVVRKTKKEI from the coding sequence ATGAAATTCAAAAAAGATGATGAAGTAATCGTTATTGCTGGTAAAGAAAAAGGAAAAATTGGAAGAATTGAAAAAGTATTACACAAACAAAACAGAGTTATTATTAAAGATATCAACATTGTAACAAAACACAACAAACCTACACAACAAAACCAAGATGGTTCTATTACTGAAAAAGAAGCTCCAATTCATGCATCAAATGTTGCTTATTTAGTTAAAAAAGCATCAAAAAACTCTCCGGCAGAATTTTCAAAACTTGGATATTCAAAAAACAAAGATGGTAAAAAAGTGAGAGTTGTAAGAAAAACTAAGAAGGAAATTTAA
- the rplE gene encoding 50S ribosomal protein L5 has protein sequence MLKNTYKEKVIPALQEKYNYSSIMEVPRIEKVVLNMTAGKEVSNSKAIEEVLQELTLISSQKPFQTKAKKSNASWKLREGMPMGGKVTLRRDRMWEFLEKLINVAMPRIRDFRGANPKAFDGRGNFALGIKEEIIFPEIEFDKIRRIKGLDVLIVTTAKSDSEAKSLLELLGVPFDKKGAK, from the coding sequence ATGTTAAAAAATACATATAAAGAAAAAGTAATCCCTGCTTTACAAGAAAAATACAACTACTCATCTATTATGGAAGTACCAAGAATTGAAAAAGTCGTATTAAATATGACAGCTGGAAAAGAAGTTTCAAACTCAAAAGCTATTGAAGAAGTTTTACAAGAATTAACTTTAATTTCTTCTCAAAAACCATTTCAAACAAAAGCTAAGAAATCAAACGCTTCATGAAAATTACGTGAAGGAATGCCTATGGGTGGAAAAGTTACACTTCGTAGAGATAGAATGTGAGAATTCTTAGAAAAATTAATTAATGTTGCAATGCCACGTATTCGTGATTTTCGTGGTGCAAATCCTAAAGCATTTGACGGAAGAGGAAACTTTGCATTAGGAATTAAAGAGGAAATTATTTTCCCAGAAATCGAATTTGACAAAATTCGTCGTATTAAAGGACTTGATGTTCTTATTGTAACAACAGCAAAATCTGATTCTGAAGCTAAAAGTTTATTAGAACTTTTAGGAGTACCATTTGACAAAAAAGGAGCTAAATAA
- a CDS encoding type Z 30S ribosomal protein S14, with the protein MARKALIEKAKRQPKFAVRAYTRCELCGRPHAVLRKYKVCRICFRNLAHEGKIPGMKKASW; encoded by the coding sequence ATGGCTAGAAAAGCATTAATCGAAAAAGCAAAGCGTCAACCTAAATTTGCAGTTCGTGCTTATACACGTTGTGAATTATGTGGTCGTCCACATGCTGTTTTAAGAAAATACAAAGTATGTCGTATCTGCTTTAGAAACCTTGCACATGAAGGTAAAATTCCAGGTATGAAGAAAGCGAGTTGATAA
- the rpsH gene encoding 30S ribosomal protein S8 — MFITDPISDLIVRIKNANARKHKTVSIPYSAKKEAIVKLIESEGYIASYEVQGEKTEKQIVVTLKYKKGQAAIVGIKRVSKPGLRVYVKAEEIPSVLSGYGTVIISTSKGLMTGKEARKANVGGEIIAYIW; from the coding sequence ATGTTTATTACAGATCCAATTTCAGATTTAATCGTTAGAATTAAAAACGCTAACGCTAGAAAACACAAAACTGTATCAATTCCATATTCAGCTAAAAAAGAAGCTATTGTTAAGTTAATTGAAAGCGAAGGGTACATTGCTTCATACGAAGTTCAAGGTGAAAAAACAGAAAAACAAATCGTTGTTACATTAAAATACAAAAAAGGTCAAGCAGCTATCGTTGGAATTAAGAGAGTTTCAAAACCAGGTCTTAGAGTTTATGTTAAGGCTGAAGAAATTCCATCAGTACTTTCAGGATATGGTACAGTTATTATTTCTACATCAAAAGGTCTTATGACAGGAAAAGAAGCTAGAAAGGCAAATGTAGGTGGTGAAATCATCGCTTACATTTGATAG
- the rplF gene encoding 50S ribosomal protein L6, whose protein sequence is MSRVGNRILTIPAGTTVTVDGTKVIVKGKLGTLERVFSPLISVNVEDNLVKTVRANEEKHTKQLHGTTNSHISNMIKGVSEGYKIDLEIKGVGYKTTLKGSQLEILAGYSHPVVLEIPSDVTVTVGKPTEVAVSGIDKQSVGHFASVIRAVRKPNVYSGKGIAYKGEQIRRKEGKTASK, encoded by the coding sequence ATGTCTCGTGTTGGAAATCGTATTTTAACAATCCCTGCAGGAACAACTGTTACTGTTGATGGGACAAAAGTTATTGTTAAAGGTAAATTAGGAACATTAGAGAGAGTTTTTAGTCCACTTATTTCTGTTAATGTAGAAGATAACTTAGTGAAAACAGTTCGTGCAAACGAAGAAAAACACACTAAACAATTACACGGTACAACAAATTCACACATTTCAAACATGATTAAAGGTGTAAGTGAAGGGTATAAAATTGACCTTGAAATTAAAGGGGTTGGATACAAAACAACTCTTAAAGGTTCACAATTAGAAATTTTAGCTGGATATTCACATCCAGTTGTATTAGAAATTCCAAGCGATGTAACTGTAACAGTTGGTAAACCAACAGAAGTTGCTGTTTCAGGAATTGACAAACAAAGTGTAGGACACTTTGCATCAGTTATTCGTGCAGTTAGAAAACCTAACGTATATTCAGGTAAAGGAATTGCGTACAAAGGTGAACAAATTAGACGTAAAGAAGGGAAAACAGCTTCTAAATAA
- the rplR gene encoding 50S ribosomal protein L18, with amino-acid sequence MAKLSRNKARKVKHIRLRQHISGTNIKPRLNVFKSHQNFYAQLIDDTKGVTLASASTLNSGVYGGNIEAAKNLGLVMGDKIVALGIKEVVFDRAGYIYHGRVKAFAESVREKGVKF; translated from the coding sequence ATGGCAAAATTATCAAGAAATAAAGCTAGAAAAGTTAAACACATTCGTTTACGTCAACACATTTCTGGTACAAACATTAAACCACGTTTAAACGTGTTTAAATCACACCAAAACTTTTATGCACAACTTATTGATGACACTAAAGGTGTTACTCTTGCAAGTGCATCAACATTAAACTCAGGTGTATACGGAGGAAATATTGAAGCTGCTAAAAACTTAGGTTTAGTTATGGGTGATAAAATCGTTGCTTTAGGAATTAAAGAAGTGGTATTTGACCGTGCAGGTTACATTTACCACGGACGTGTTAAAGCTTTTGCAGAAAGCGTAAGAGAAAAAGGAGTTAAGTTCTAA
- the rpsE gene encoding 30S ribosomal protein S5, with amino-acid sequence MENQKDKKVVEQTTGTKEVTAKKVVRNDKNDQESKKPRQMQRKPRRPRVESEFTEKVVDIARVTKVVKGGRRFSFSAFVVVGNKKGQVGYGHGKANEVPDAIKKAIKDAQNNLVSVPVVNGTVPHETKAKFLASRVMLKPVAKGKGLIASGTVRAVVELAGYTDIVTKTYGSRSKANTVKATVEALKTLRTVEQIADIRDKKVKDFE; translated from the coding sequence ATGGAAAACCAAAAAGATAAAAAAGTTGTTGAACAAACAACAGGTACAAAAGAAGTTACTGCTAAAAAAGTTGTAAGAAACGATAAAAACGATCAAGAATCAAAAAAACCTCGTCAAATGCAAAGAAAACCTCGTCGTCCAAGAGTAGAATCAGAATTTACAGAAAAAGTTGTTGATATTGCACGTGTTACTAAAGTTGTTAAAGGTGGAAGAAGATTTAGTTTTTCAGCCTTTGTTGTAGTAGGAAACAAAAAAGGACAAGTTGGATATGGACACGGAAAAGCAAATGAAGTTCCAGACGCAATTAAAAAAGCTATTAAAGACGCTCAAAACAATTTAGTATCAGTTCCTGTTGTAAATGGAACAGTTCCACATGAAACAAAAGCTAAATTCTTAGCTTCAAGAGTTATGTTAAAACCTGTTGCGAAAGGGAAAGGGCTTATTGCTTCTGGAACAGTTCGTGCAGTTGTTGAACTTGCAGGTTACACCGATATTGTTACAAAAACATATGGATCACGTTCAAAAGCTAACACAGTTAAAGCTACTGTAGAAGCTCTTAAAACACTTAGAACAGTAGAACAAATTGCAGATATCAGAGATAAAAAAGTAAAGGACTTCGAATAA
- the rplO gene encoding 50S ribosomal protein L15 produces MSRIRLNELAFAEGSRPEKHRKGRGHAAGKGKQAGKGQSGQNKRKGHRLGFEGGQTPWFRRIGKRGFTNVNHIEYQVVNLQQLETRYEANEEVTIDSLFAKGLVKRTLPIKVLGNGTLSKKLTVKVHKVSASAKAAIEAAGGTVADL; encoded by the coding sequence ATGTCAAGAATTAGATTAAACGAACTTGCTTTTGCAGAAGGTTCAAGACCAGAAAAACACCGTAAAGGTCGTGGACACGCTGCTGGAAAAGGTAAACAAGCTGGTAAAGGTCAATCAGGACAAAACAAACGTAAAGGACACAGACTTGGATTTGAAGGGGGTCAAACACCATGATTCCGTCGTATTGGTAAACGTGGATTTACAAATGTAAATCACATTGAATACCAAGTGGTTAACTTACAACAATTAGAAACACGTTACGAAGCAAACGAAGAAGTTACAATTGATTCACTTTTTGCTAAAGGATTAGTAAAAAGAACTTTACCTATTAAAGTTTTAGGAAATGGAACTTTATCTAAAAAATTAACTGTTAAAGTACACAAAGTTAGTGCTTCTGCTAAAGCTGCTATCGAAGCAGCTGGTGGAACAGTTGCTGATTTATAG
- a CDS encoding IS1634 family transposase — translation MSYSLCKKKQNGKYYLVLAISKGFKKGYGNQIGLGYWEDIKEKYGLSSIEDIKEIAKKVDTSLDKTVAKEEFFKLLKPTSVKTSIQNIGVDLIYKVIKELDLFSALPKSKHKSLEEVLEFFIATRIILPRSYMSQYKNKSDFINDINVKKSSIYNYLDVIFENKNSVLVNLFQKINEFTNRNNKVFHFDNTTVYFESFTREGIRKNGFSKDGKHNEDQVVIAMAVDENGIPIHYKVFPGNTADGKTMLSFVLELQSIYKIKDIIIVADRGINNNANLRFLEQKGIKYIFQKRLDTLSIGMKKFILEDKHYVFRDEMFWKEQIVESVWNKNRFNGKYRKWCVFFSPGKKTLDKLKRNNFIDKLNKKTVNGELPLSSLVPEYKKKYMDIDGKTVGKLNWEKIKKKESEDGFYIIETNILDLTPEKANEIYRKQWKVEENFRTLKSSLQVRPVFVHNEQHILAHLLLCFIALVVLKYCLYKLKKYYEINGEIQKVTLDLFVDSLRMMTITKKEVNGKVVQEIINDLDENHKENIKIYKDFIACMS, via the coding sequence ATGAGTTACAGTTTATGCAAGAAAAAACAAAATGGAAAATATTATTTAGTTTTAGCTATTTCTAAAGGTTTTAAAAAAGGTTATGGAAATCAGATTGGTCTAGGGTACTGAGAAGATATCAAAGAAAAGTATGGATTATCTTCAATTGAAGATATAAAAGAAATAGCAAAAAAAGTAGATACATCTTTAGATAAAACTGTTGCAAAAGAAGAGTTTTTTAAATTATTAAAACCTACTTCTGTAAAAACAAGTATCCAAAATATTGGAGTTGATTTAATTTATAAAGTTATTAAAGAATTAGATTTATTTTCGGCATTACCAAAAAGTAAACATAAATCGTTAGAAGAGGTTTTGGAATTTTTCATAGCAACTAGAATTATCCTTCCAAGAAGCTATATGTCACAATATAAAAATAAAAGTGATTTTATAAATGATATTAATGTTAAAAAATCATCAATATATAACTATCTTGATGTTATTTTCGAAAATAAGAATTCTGTTTTAGTCAATTTATTTCAAAAAATAAATGAATTCACAAATCGTAATAATAAAGTTTTTCACTTCGATAACACAACAGTTTATTTTGAAAGCTTTACAAGAGAAGGAATAAGAAAAAACGGTTTTTCAAAAGACGGAAAACACAATGAAGATCAAGTAGTCATAGCAATGGCTGTAGATGAAAACGGAATACCAATACACTATAAAGTGTTCCCAGGTAACACGGCTGATGGTAAAACAATGTTATCCTTCGTTTTAGAACTTCAATCAATCTATAAAATAAAGGATATTATAATAGTTGCAGATCGTGGAATAAATAACAATGCAAACTTACGTTTCCTAGAACAAAAAGGAATTAAATATATATTCCAAAAAAGATTAGATACATTAAGTATTGGGATGAAAAAATTCATTCTTGAGGACAAACATTATGTTTTTAGAGATGAAATGTTTTGGAAAGAACAAATTGTTGAATCTGTTTGAAACAAAAATAGATTTAATGGTAAATACAGAAAATGATGTGTGTTTTTCAGTCCTGGGAAAAAGACTTTAGATAAATTAAAAAGAAATAATTTTATTGATAAATTGAATAAGAAAACTGTAAATGGAGAACTCCCACTTAGTTCTTTAGTTCCAGAATATAAAAAGAAATACATGGACATTGATGGCAAAACAGTGGGTAAATTAAATTGAGAGAAAATTAAGAAAAAAGAATCTGAAGATGGTTTTTACATTATTGAAACCAATATTTTAGATTTAACACCAGAAAAAGCTAATGAAATTTACAGAAAACAATGAAAAGTAGAAGAAAATTTCAGAACATTAAAATCTTCTTTACAAGTTAGACCTGTTTTTGTTCATAATGAACAGCATATACTTGCACATCTTTTATTATGTTTCATTGCTCTTGTTGTTTTAAAATACTGTCTTTATAAATTAAAGAAATATTATGAAATCAATGGAGAAATACAAAAAGTGACGTTAGATTTATTTGTGGATTCATTAAGAATGATGACTATAACAAAAAAAGAAGTAAATGGAAAAGTGGTACAAGAAATAATTAATGATTTGGATGAAAACCACAAAGAAAATATAAAAATTTATAAAGATTTTATCGCATGTATGAGTTAA
- the holA gene encoding DNA polymerase III subunit delta, translating into MKLFYGEETFLIENKVKKLKSKYSAEQIVFLDENSTISDLVDAISSQNILGLARLILIKNFSLFKTKKLTKQEMKYANELLVALSYNELDEIVFIWETSKFVNNHFTEMLQRNSKLEVIYTEKINNKDLPNEIIRYVASKGNKISYLDAMYLLQKLPDNLALILQEVDKLILLNQPFSKTLIDENLSKYAVNTAFDFVNAIQEWNFQKIINTYKNHLYAGETTIQLLSQISWSFVLANQVYYLLQLQMSTKEVANFLKVNEYRVKIAQKQIQKYGIQKIQKIILNLEQLDRDLKSLNFDGIEIFEHFLINNFAI; encoded by the coding sequence ATGAAATTATTTTATGGTGAAGAAACTTTTTTAATTGAAAATAAAGTTAAGAAACTTAAATCTAAATATTCTGCTGAGCAAATTGTTTTTTTAGATGAAAATAGCACTATTAGCGATCTTGTTGATGCAATTAGCTCACAAAATATTTTAGGATTAGCAAGACTGATTTTGATTAAAAACTTTTCTTTGTTTAAGACAAAAAAACTAACTAAACAAGAAATGAAATATGCAAATGAACTGCTAGTTGCATTAAGTTATAATGAGCTTGATGAGATTGTTTTTATTTGAGAAACAAGTAAATTTGTAAATAATCATTTTACAGAGATGTTACAAAGAAACTCAAAACTTGAAGTTATTTACACTGAAAAAATTAATAATAAAGATCTCCCTAATGAAATTATTCGGTATGTTGCTTCCAAAGGAAATAAAATCTCGTATTTAGATGCAATGTATTTACTTCAAAAATTACCTGATAATCTTGCTTTAATTCTTCAAGAAGTTGATAAATTAATTTTGCTAAATCAACCTTTTTCGAAAACACTTATTGATGAAAATTTATCAAAATATGCAGTTAACACTGCTTTTGATTTTGTTAACGCTATTCAAGAGTGAAATTTTCAAAAAATTATTAATACTTATAAGAATCATCTTTATGCAGGTGAGACAACAATTCAATTACTTTCACAAATTTCATGAAGTTTTGTTCTTGCAAATCAAGTCTATTACCTTTTACAATTACAAATGAGTACAAAAGAAGTTGCTAATTTTTTAAAAGTTAACGAATATCGTGTCAAAATTGCACAAAAACAAATTCAAAAATATGGAATTCAAAAAATTCAAAAAATTATCTTAAATTTAGAACAACTTGACCGTGATTTGAAGAGTTTAAATTTTGATGGAATCGAAATTTTTGAGCATTTTTTAATTAATAATTTTGCAATTTAA